The Castanea sativa cultivar Marrone di Chiusa Pesio chromosome 11, ASM4071231v1 genome contains a region encoding:
- the LOC142616208 gene encoding uncharacterized protein LOC142616208 has product MTDGHRVAFVRGACDSLVIFSASSDAMDSRWIPPSSPWYKINVDAAVFNQLNSVGVGALIRDHEGLVAAAMSKHLPLPLGPLEAEGKAMDEAVSFAWDMGIMDIIFETDSRIVFDALCGTIIPPIAIVNLIDGIQHKLHSFRFTRLLHVLRSGNKPAHTLAKYAKGINNFVTWTEENPSIIESLVIEDAMYFSSP; this is encoded by the exons ATGACGGATGGACACC gtgttgcttttgTTCGAGGAGCTTGcgactcactggtgatattttcggcatcatctgATGCCATGGACTCTCGCTGGATCCCACCATCCTCACCGTGGTACAAGATCAATGTGGACGCTGCTGTCTTCAACCAACTCAACTCTGTGGGGGTGGGAGCTCTAATTCGGGACCATGAAGGATTGGTGGCTGCTGCCATGAGCAAACACCTCCCATTACCGTTGGGCCCGTTGGAAGCAGAAGGAAAAGCAATGGATGAAGCTGTCTCTTTTGCATGGGATATGGGGATCATGGACATTATCTTCGAGACTGACTCACGGATAGTTTTCGATGCACTCTGTGGAACCATCATTCCCCCAATAGCTATTGTGAACCTCATAGACGGCATCCAGCACAAGTTGCACTCCTTCAGATTCACTCGTCTTCTCCATGTACTACGAAGCGGCAACAAACCAGCTCATACTCTGGCAAAATATGCCAAAGGAATTAACAATTTTGTAACTTGGACAGAGGAAAATCCATCCATTATTGAGTCTCTTGTGATTGAAGATGCTATGTATTTCTCTTCGccttaa